Proteins from one Acidiphilium multivorum AIU301 genomic window:
- a CDS encoding FtsW/RodA/SpoVE family cell cycle protein, translating into MPVLSRADDSVVGRWWWSVDRVMLTALLLLVGLGYVLALAATPATNLSLNDPNTIVMIRQIVYLLTAGILMVGVSMLDLHYVKLAALATGVVFLVLTGFTLVHGVVVDGGRRWIALPGFTIQPSEFLKPALIIATAWLLAERRRTPGFPGMFAAIGLNSLVVLILLRQPDVGSTALVLATFFVQLFLDGLNTFFVGLGVAGFGAAGFAAFELIAHVHKRVMLFLHPTKDKAYQALTALSAFANGGLWGRGPGEGQVKHYLPDARADFVFAVAGEEFGMFLCLGIIALYAVIVLRGFMRVLRETDPFVALASAGLLTSFGLQAFINMASSLSMIPTKGMTLPFLSYGGSAVLATGLHMGFLLALTRRRIHAERVTDGLFGLGMQDRAV; encoded by the coding sequence ATGCCGGTCCTTTCGCGCGCGGATGATTCAGTCGTCGGACGGTGGTGGTGGAGCGTCGACCGGGTGATGCTCACCGCCCTGCTGCTGCTGGTGGGCCTGGGCTATGTGCTTGCGCTCGCGGCCACGCCGGCGACCAATCTTTCGCTGAACGATCCCAACACGATCGTGATGATCCGGCAGATCGTCTATCTGCTGACGGCGGGAATTCTGATGGTCGGGGTTTCGATGCTCGACCTGCATTACGTCAAGCTCGCCGCGCTCGCGACCGGGGTGGTCTTCCTTGTGCTCACCGGGTTCACTCTCGTGCATGGCGTCGTCGTCGATGGCGGACGGCGCTGGATCGCGCTGCCGGGCTTCACCATTCAGCCTTCGGAATTCCTCAAGCCCGCGCTGATCATCGCGACCGCATGGCTGCTGGCGGAGCGGCGGCGCACGCCGGGATTTCCGGGCATGTTCGCGGCGATCGGTCTCAACAGCCTGGTGGTGCTGATTCTTCTGCGCCAGCCCGATGTCGGTTCAACCGCCCTGGTGCTGGCGACATTTTTCGTCCAGCTCTTTCTCGACGGCCTGAACACGTTTTTCGTGGGGCTTGGCGTGGCCGGATTTGGCGCCGCCGGATTCGCAGCATTCGAGCTGATCGCTCACGTGCACAAGCGCGTGATGCTGTTCCTCCATCCGACCAAGGACAAGGCGTATCAGGCGCTCACGGCGCTTTCCGCCTTCGCCAATGGCGGGCTCTGGGGACGCGGGCCGGGCGAGGGGCAGGTGAAGCACTACCTGCCTGACGCGCGCGCCGATTTCGTCTTCGCGGTGGCTGGCGAGGAATTCGGCATGTTTCTTTGCCTCGGTATCATCGCGCTCTATGCGGTGATCGTGCTGCGTGGGTTCATGCGGGTGCTGCGCGAGACGGATCCGTTCGTGGCCCTCGCCTCTGCCGGGCTGCTGACCAGTTTCGGACTGCAGGCCTTCATCAACATGGCGTCTTCATTGTCGATGATCCCGACCAAGGGCATGACACTGCCGTTCCTGTCTTATGGCGGTTCGGCTGTTCTGGCGACCGGGTTGCACATGGGGTTCCTGCTGGCGCTGACGCGACGGCGCATCCATGCCGAGCGCGTGACGGACGGGCTGTTCGGCCTCGGCATGCAGGATCGGGCGGTATGA
- a CDS encoding UDP-N-acetylmuramoyl-tripeptide--D-alanyl-D-alanine ligase has protein sequence MSGLWSARDLAVATNGTWLRGEADATGVSIDSRTTAPGELFVALADARDGHDFVPDAEAKGAACVLVARDVGAGPALLVEDVQAALTRLGEFGRARSRARVVAVTGSVGKSTTKEMLRRILSAFGATHAAEASFNNHIGVPLTLARLPAEADFAVVEIGMNHPGEIAPLSAITRPHVGVITAIGSAHLGLMGSVEAIADEKAELLRGVVPGGAAVLPRGPFLSRLARRARDGVRVVSFGAQDLAEARLIEAESDADGVAVTANILRMVVRCRLAAPGTHMAMNAVAALAAAAALGLDPVQAAAALDGFAPLAGRGARRRVNVDGVEITLLDESYNASGNSVRAALEVLSLLPGRRIAVLGDMLELGDYADDEHRDLADAVSGVADLVFACGPHMRVMFDELPERQRGAWAVDAASLAPAVRAALAVGDVVLVKGSYGSRMRDVVAAIEDKA, from the coding sequence ATGAGCGGTCTCTGGAGCGCGCGCGACCTTGCCGTCGCCACCAACGGCACCTGGCTGCGCGGCGAGGCTGATGCCACAGGTGTTTCGATCGACAGCCGGACGACCGCGCCGGGCGAGTTGTTCGTCGCCCTGGCGGACGCTCGCGACGGGCATGATTTCGTTCCTGATGCCGAGGCGAAAGGGGCGGCCTGCGTGCTGGTTGCGCGCGATGTCGGCGCCGGGCCGGCACTGCTCGTCGAGGATGTGCAGGCCGCGCTCACCCGGCTCGGCGAATTCGGTCGGGCGCGCAGCCGCGCCCGCGTCGTCGCGGTCACGGGCTCGGTCGGCAAGTCCACCACCAAGGAAATGCTGCGCCGGATCCTCTCCGCATTTGGCGCGACGCATGCGGCTGAAGCCTCCTTCAACAACCATATCGGCGTGCCGCTGACCCTCGCGCGGTTGCCGGCCGAGGCCGATTTTGCGGTGGTCGAGATCGGCATGAACCATCCAGGCGAGATCGCGCCGCTCTCCGCCATCACGCGGCCGCATGTCGGCGTGATCACCGCGATCGGCTCGGCGCATCTGGGGTTGATGGGTTCGGTCGAGGCGATTGCCGATGAAAAGGCGGAATTGTTGCGCGGCGTGGTGCCGGGCGGGGCGGCGGTGCTGCCGCGTGGGCCGTTCCTTTCGCGCCTTGCGCGCCGGGCGCGGGACGGGGTTCGGGTGGTCAGTTTCGGCGCGCAGGATCTCGCGGAGGCACGGCTGATCGAAGCCGAGAGCGATGCCGACGGAGTCGCGGTGACGGCGAATATCCTGCGCATGGTGGTCCGTTGCCGTCTCGCTGCGCCGGGAACGCATATGGCGATGAACGCGGTGGCGGCGCTGGCGGCGGCGGCGGCACTCGGGCTCGATCCGGTGCAGGCCGCGGCGGCGCTCGATGGTTTTGCACCGCTGGCCGGGCGCGGCGCCCGACGCCGCGTGAATGTGGACGGCGTCGAGATCACGCTGCTCGACGAGAGTTACAATGCTTCTGGCAACTCGGTGCGGGCGGCGCTCGAGGTTCTGTCACTGCTGCCGGGGCGGCGCATCGCCGTGCTGGGCGACATGCTCGAACTCGGTGACTATGCCGATGACGAGCATCGCGATCTTGCGGATGCGGTTTCCGGCGTGGCCGATCTGGTTTTCGCCTGCGGGCCGCATATGCGCGTGATGTTCGATGAACTGCCGGAACGTCAGCGGGGCGCATGGGCGGTGGATGCCGCATCCCTCGCACCGGCGGTGCGCGCCGCACTCGCGGTGGGTGACGTCGTGCTGGTGAAAGGGAGCTACGGGTCGCGGATGCGTGACGTGGTCGCGGCGATCGAGGACAAGGCCTGA
- the murD gene encoding UDP-N-acetylmuramoyl-L-alanine--D-glutamate ligase: protein MSAPVENWSHVFAGRRYAVLGLGVNGLPAAQALAAMGASVIAWDDNEARRGAAAAVGITIGRPSDASKLDGLILSPGIPHALPVPHPEAAAVMARGVPIFTDAELLFRAVRDSGSSARFVGITGTNGKSTTTALLAHILADAGIEVAAGGNLGPAALALPRLGDDGVYVLEMSSYMLERIVNMRFSAGAMLNLTPDHLDRHGNMAGYEAAKSRLFVGQEAGDVAVFGIDDAATAAMATRFEDGKRRIVRISGCQRADIFARGRKLVDHSGVIADLDAAAALPGTHNAQNAAAAAALALALGVPREVIGRAMVSFPGLPHRQRVVASVAGVTFIDDSKATNADSAARALDCHERLVWIAGGIGKDGGIAPLAPWFSRVAHAVLIGRDAPEFAATLASAGVSCEIAGTIENAVPSAFAAARRIGVDTVLLSPAAASFDQFTDYAARGRRFAELAARLVSMEAR, encoded by the coding sequence ATGAGCGCGCCGGTGGAAAACTGGAGCCACGTGTTCGCGGGGCGGCGTTACGCAGTGCTGGGTCTCGGAGTGAACGGCTTGCCAGCAGCGCAAGCGCTCGCGGCCATGGGCGCGTCGGTCATCGCCTGGGACGACAACGAGGCACGGCGCGGCGCGGCTGCTGCTGTGGGGATTACGATCGGCCGGCCCAGCGATGCCTCGAAACTCGACGGACTGATCCTGTCGCCGGGCATTCCCCATGCGCTGCCTGTGCCTCATCCCGAGGCAGCGGCGGTGATGGCGCGCGGCGTGCCGATTTTCACCGATGCCGAACTGCTGTTCCGCGCGGTCCGCGACTCGGGCAGTTCTGCGCGGTTCGTTGGAATCACCGGCACCAACGGCAAGTCCACCACGACGGCGCTGCTGGCGCATATCCTTGCCGATGCCGGCATCGAGGTTGCGGCGGGCGGCAATCTGGGGCCGGCCGCGCTCGCCTTGCCGCGCCTTGGTGATGACGGCGTGTATGTGCTCGAAATGTCGAGCTACATGTTGGAGCGAATCGTAAACATGCGCTTCAGTGCTGGGGCAATGCTGAATCTGACCCCGGATCACCTCGACCGCCATGGTAACATGGCCGGATATGAAGCTGCAAAGTCTCGGCTTTTTGTCGGACAGGAAGCTGGCGATGTCGCCGTGTTTGGGATCGATGACGCCGCGACGGCGGCGATGGCGACCCGATTCGAGGATGGCAAGAGACGAATCGTGCGAATTTCCGGCTGCCAGCGGGCCGATATTTTCGCGCGCGGCCGCAAGCTGGTCGATCATTCCGGCGTGATTGCCGATCTCGACGCGGCGGCGGCGTTGCCCGGCACGCACAACGCGCAAAACGCGGCGGCCGCGGCTGCCCTTGCGCTCGCGCTCGGTGTTCCGCGCGAGGTCATTGGCCGGGCGATGGTGTCCTTTCCCGGACTGCCGCACCGGCAGCGCGTGGTCGCATCGGTTGCAGGCGTAACCTTCATCGATGACAGCAAGGCAACCAATGCCGATTCGGCCGCGCGAGCGCTGGATTGCCATGAGCGCCTGGTATGGATTGCCGGGGGGATCGGGAAGGACGGCGGCATCGCGCCGCTAGCGCCGTGGTTTTCCCGCGTTGCCCATGCGGTGCTGATTGGCCGCGATGCGCCGGAATTCGCCGCGACGCTCGCCAGCGCGGGCGTCTCCTGCGAGATCGCGGGGACGATCGAGAACGCCGTTCCGTCTGCTTTCGCGGCGGCCCGGCGAATTGGGGTCGATACCGTGCTGCTCTCGCCGGCGGCGGCGAGTTTCGACCAGTTCACCGATTACGCCGCGCGCGGACGACGTTTCGCCGAACTGGCCGCCCGCCTCGTTTCGATGGAGGCCAGGTGA
- the murG gene encoding undecaprenyldiphospho-muramoylpentapeptide beta-N-acetylglucosaminyltransferase, translated as MRGAMLNPIIIAAGGTGGHMVPAESVADELMRRGQRIVLMTDARSAGQKSAVFAGCERHVLAGAGLAGRSLGRRLLGVAQLARGTVAARRILAKLDAAAVVGFGGYPSVPPVLAAATLRRRPAIVLHDQNAVLGGANRFLARFADHLALSFEGTAGVSGRARATVTGNPVRAAISVLAASPYEPPAETIRLLVLGGSLGARIFATLVPEALARLPEGLRRRIALTMQCPGEVIGAARGALDAAGIIHELAPFFSDVAPRMAAAHLLVARSGGSTVAEVATIGRPAIFIPLAINTDQRHNADVLARRGGAFRLDQATTTPDRLAGVLESLLDDPLRLAAMAEAAASARIEEAAARLADLVLSAIAERVR; from the coding sequence ATGAGAGGCGCGATGCTGAACCCGATTATCATCGCAGCCGGCGGCACGGGCGGGCACATGGTTCCCGCGGAATCTGTGGCAGACGAACTGATGCGGCGTGGCCAGCGGATCGTACTGATGACGGACGCGCGCTCGGCGGGGCAGAAATCGGCGGTATTTGCCGGCTGCGAGCGCCATGTTCTGGCCGGTGCGGGGCTGGCCGGACGCAGTCTTGGGCGGCGACTTCTTGGCGTGGCACAGCTTGCGCGCGGCACCGTCGCGGCCCGGCGCATCCTTGCAAAGCTCGATGCTGCCGCTGTGGTCGGCTTCGGCGGCTACCCCTCGGTGCCGCCGGTGCTCGCGGCGGCTACGCTGCGGCGGCGACCCGCCATCGTGTTGCACGACCAGAACGCGGTGCTCGGCGGCGCGAACCGCTTCCTCGCGCGCTTCGCCGACCATCTCGCGCTGAGCTTCGAGGGCACCGCGGGGGTGTCCGGCCGGGCGCGCGCGACAGTGACCGGCAACCCGGTGCGCGCCGCGATTTCGGTGCTGGCTGCGTCGCCCTATGAACCGCCGGCGGAGACGATCCGGCTGCTGGTGCTAGGCGGCTCGCTCGGGGCGCGGATTTTCGCCACCCTGGTACCCGAGGCGCTGGCCCGGCTGCCGGAGGGGCTGCGCCGGCGGATCGCACTGACCATGCAATGCCCGGGGGAGGTTATCGGGGCGGCACGCGGCGCACTCGATGCCGCCGGGATCATACATGAACTGGCGCCGTTCTTCAGCGATGTGGCGCCGCGCATGGCGGCGGCGCATCTGCTGGTCGCGCGGTCCGGCGGGTCGACCGTCGCCGAGGTGGCGACGATCGGGCGGCCGGCGATCTTCATTCCGCTCGCGATCAATACCGACCAGCGGCACAATGCCGATGTCCTGGCGCGGCGGGGCGGCGCATTCCGGCTCGACCAGGCGACGACGACACCGGACCGGCTGGCCGGCGTACTCGAATCCCTGCTCGATGATCCGCTGCGGCTGGCTGCGATGGCCGAGGCGGCGGCGAGCGCGCGGATCGAGGAGGCTGCCGCGCGGCTCGCCGATCTCGTTCTGTCGGCCATTGCGGAGCGTGTGCGATGA
- a CDS encoding UDP-N-acetylmuramoyl-L-alanyl-D-glutamate--2,6-diaminopimelate ligase has protein sequence MDGLSRYGAPPGWILPPETVFSGITADSRAVRKGMIFAALPGARADGRDFIAQAVAQGAAAVLAPSGTRWPPGVPPRPLIEDPEPRRRLAEIAATLAGPLPETILGVTGTNGKTSTVDFIRQMAVASGRPAASLGTLGLIAPGFAPGASLTTPDPVTLSDILAALRAAGIGTVALEASSHGLDQFRLHGLRLAAGGFSNLTRDHLDYHGDMASYRRAKLRLFQDLLLPGAPAVAMADLEPDTLAALRDIAQARRLDLATVGAGGDLFDLRGIIATPSSQVLTIACGGVSREIELPLPGRFQVDNALLAAGLARAAGVSDPLDRLPGLAPVRGRLERAAVLPNGAAAYVDYAHTPDALERLLMALRPHAAGRLVLVFGAGGDRDRGKRKLMGDVAARLADVAIVTDDNPRSEDPASIRAAILAACPGAREIGDRRAAIAAGLDALRAGDVLAVAGKGHESGQIVGDAVLPFDDAAVIRELAA, from the coding sequence ATGGACGGTCTTTCACGTTACGGTGCCCCGCCAGGCTGGATCCTGCCGCCGGAGACGGTGTTTTCCGGAATCACCGCTGACAGCCGCGCCGTGCGCAAGGGCATGATCTTCGCCGCCTTGCCGGGCGCGCGCGCCGATGGGCGAGATTTCATCGCCCAGGCCGTGGCGCAGGGGGCCGCCGCGGTGCTGGCGCCTTCGGGCACCCGCTGGCCGCCTGGCGTGCCGCCACGCCCGCTGATCGAGGACCCGGAGCCGCGGCGCCGCCTGGCCGAGATCGCGGCGACGCTGGCAGGACCGCTGCCGGAGACGATTCTCGGCGTGACAGGCACCAATGGGAAGACCTCGACGGTGGATTTCATCCGCCAGATGGCAGTGGCCAGCGGGAGACCGGCCGCCTCGCTCGGCACGCTCGGGCTGATCGCGCCGGGCTTCGCGCCGGGGGCAAGCCTGACCACGCCGGATCCGGTGACCCTCTCCGATATCCTTGCCGCGTTGCGGGCGGCCGGAATCGGGACCGTTGCGCTCGAGGCCTCCTCGCATGGGCTCGACCAGTTCCGCCTGCATGGGCTGCGCCTTGCCGCTGGCGGGTTCAGCAACCTGACACGCGATCATCTCGATTATCACGGGGACATGGCGTCCTACCGTCGGGCCAAGTTGCGGCTGTTCCAGGACCTGCTGCTTCCCGGCGCGCCGGCGGTGGCAATGGCCGATCTTGAGCCGGATACGCTGGCGGCACTGCGCGACATCGCGCAGGCGCGGCGGCTCGATCTGGCGACGGTGGGCGCGGGCGGTGACCTGTTTGACCTGCGCGGCATCATCGCGACGCCGTCCAGCCAAGTGCTGACGATCGCGTGCGGTGGCGTATCGCGCGAGATCGAACTGCCGCTTCCGGGCCGGTTCCAGGTGGATAATGCGTTGCTTGCGGCAGGCCTCGCGCGTGCGGCAGGCGTGTCCGATCCGCTGGACAGGCTGCCAGGCCTCGCGCCGGTGCGCGGGAGGCTGGAGCGCGCGGCGGTGCTGCCGAATGGCGCTGCCGCCTATGTCGATTACGCGCACACGCCGGATGCGCTGGAGCGGTTGCTGATGGCGCTGCGCCCGCACGCGGCCGGACGGCTGGTGCTGGTGTTCGGCGCGGGCGGCGATCGGGATCGCGGCAAGCGGAAGCTGATGGGTGATGTGGCCGCGAGACTCGCGGATGTCGCGATCGTCACCGACGACAATCCGCGGAGCGAGGACCCGGCATCGATCCGCGCGGCAATCCTCGCGGCCTGCCCCGGCGCGCGGGAGATCGGCGACCGGCGTGCCGCGATCGCTGCCGGACTCGATGCGCTGCGGGCGGGCGACGTGCTGGCCGTGGCTGGCAAGGGACATGAGAGCGGGCAGATCGTCGGTGATGCGGTGCTGCCCTTCGACGATGCGGCGGTGATCAGGGAACTTGCGGCATGA
- the murC gene encoding UDP-N-acetylmuramate--L-alanine ligase has protein sequence MRAMPLSIGTIHFVGIAGIGMSGIAEVLHNLGYSVQGSDLSENANVARLRAAGIPVAIGHDAANLGNAQVVVVSTAVPRDNPEVQAARKRMIPVVRRAEMLGELMRLRWSVAIGGTHGKTTTTSLVAAVLEGAGLDPTVINGGIINAYGTNARLGGGDWMVVEADESDGSFLRLPAVIAVVTNMDPEHLDHWGSAEAMEAGYRQFVSNIPFYGFAVLCIDHPGVQRMIPDLSDHRLITYGLSPQADVRAERIMSDRNGATFEVRLSERVAGRERVLAPMRLPMLGNHNVQNALAAIAIGIEMEVPEVDLRAALASFRGVKRRFTKTGEVAGITVIDDYGHHPVEIAAVLRAARQAGARDVIAVVQPHRYTRLATLFEDFCTCMNDAGKVIVADVYPAGEEPIPGIDRDALVEGLRARGHKSVVSLGSPDHLAEMINAMARAGDYVVCLGAGSITNWAQALPNQLQALIETTRRGAGGMR, from the coding sequence ATGAGGGCGATGCCGCTGTCGATCGGGACGATCCATTTCGTCGGCATTGCCGGGATCGGCATGTCGGGCATTGCCGAGGTGCTGCACAATCTCGGCTATTCCGTGCAGGGATCCGACCTTTCCGAAAACGCCAATGTCGCCCGCCTGCGCGCCGCGGGCATTCCGGTCGCGATCGGGCATGACGCGGCGAATCTGGGCAACGCGCAGGTGGTCGTGGTGTCGACCGCGGTGCCGCGCGACAATCCCGAGGTGCAGGCGGCGCGCAAGCGGATGATCCCGGTGGTGCGGCGCGCCGAGATGCTGGGCGAACTGATGCGGCTGCGCTGGTCCGTCGCGATCGGCGGCACGCATGGCAAGACGACGACGACGAGCCTCGTCGCGGCCGTGCTCGAAGGGGCGGGGCTCGATCCGACCGTGATCAATGGTGGGATCATCAACGCCTACGGCACCAATGCGCGGCTTGGCGGCGGCGACTGGATGGTGGTCGAGGCCGATGAGAGCGATGGCAGCTTCCTCCGCCTGCCGGCGGTGATCGCCGTCGTCACCAACATGGACCCCGAGCATCTCGACCATTGGGGCTCCGCCGAGGCGATGGAGGCGGGATATCGCCAGTTCGTCTCGAACATCCCGTTCTACGGGTTCGCGGTTCTGTGCATCGATCATCCCGGCGTGCAGCGGATGATCCCGGACCTGTCGGATCACCGGCTGATCACCTATGGCCTGTCGCCGCAGGCGGATGTCCGGGCCGAGCGGATCATGTCCGACCGTAATGGCGCGACGTTCGAGGTGCGCCTGTCCGAACGGGTGGCCGGGCGCGAGCGCGTGTTGGCGCCGATGCGCCTGCCGATGCTGGGCAACCACAATGTCCAGAACGCGCTGGCCGCGATCGCGATCGGCATCGAGATGGAGGTGCCGGAGGTCGACCTGCGCGCGGCGCTGGCGAGTTTCCGGGGCGTGAAGCGGCGTTTCACCAAGACCGGCGAGGTCGCCGGCATCACCGTGATCGACGATTACGGACATCACCCGGTCGAGATCGCGGCGGTGCTGCGGGCGGCGCGCCAGGCCGGTGCGCGGGACGTGATCGCCGTGGTGCAGCCGCACCGCTACACGCGGCTGGCGACGCTGTTCGAGGATTTCTGCACCTGCATGAACGATGCGGGAAAGGTGATCGTCGCCGACGTCTATCCGGCGGGCGAGGAGCCGATCCCGGGTATCGATCGCGACGCGCTGGTCGAGGGGCTGCGGGCGCGCGGCCACAAATCGGTTGTCTCGCTCGGTAGCCCCGATCATCTGGCCGAGATGATCAACGCGATGGCCCGCGCCGGCGATTACGTCGTCTGCCTCGGCGCCGGGTCGATTACCAACTGGGCGCAGGCGCTGCCCAACCAGTTGCAGGCGCTGATCGAGACCACCCGCCGCGGTGCCGGGGGGATGCGATGA
- the murB gene encoding UDP-N-acetylmuramate dehydrogenase, with product MMAAPVMADWRAALPEVRGRIGFDVPLGPVTWFRVGGPAEVMFRPADIEDLSRFLAALAPEVPVLPIGAASNLIVRDGGIAGVVVRLVRGFADIEVQPDGIVAGAAALDATIAEHAAAAGLTGLEFLSGIPGSLGGAVAMNAGAYGAEIRDVLDWAEIVGRDGTVARYAAGDLALTYRHARLPEGGIVVRARLHARPGEAAAIAARMADIRASREATQPVRARTGGSTFRNPEGDKAWRLIDEAGCRGLIHGGAQVSEKHCNFLINLGEATAADIEGLGETVRRRVRERTGVELIWEIRRVGLPCRGAA from the coding sequence ATGATGGCCGCTCCGGTCATGGCCGACTGGCGTGCCGCGCTGCCGGAAGTGCGCGGACGCATCGGGTTCGATGTTCCGCTCGGGCCGGTGACGTGGTTCCGCGTCGGCGGGCCGGCGGAGGTGATGTTCCGCCCCGCCGATATCGAGGATCTGAGCCGTTTTCTCGCCGCGCTGGCGCCGGAAGTGCCGGTGCTGCCGATCGGCGCCGCCTCCAACCTGATCGTGCGGGATGGCGGGATCGCGGGTGTGGTCGTGCGGTTGGTGCGCGGGTTCGCGGATATCGAAGTCCAGCCGGACGGCATCGTGGCGGGGGCGGCGGCGCTGGATGCGACGATCGCCGAACACGCGGCGGCGGCGGGGCTCACCGGGCTCGAATTCCTCTCGGGCATTCCGGGCTCGCTCGGCGGCGCCGTGGCGATGAATGCCGGCGCTTATGGCGCGGAGATCCGCGATGTTCTGGACTGGGCCGAGATCGTCGGGCGGGACGGGACGGTGGCGCGCTATGCCGCCGGTGATCTCGCGCTGACCTATCGTCACGCGCGGCTGCCCGAGGGCGGGATCGTCGTGCGGGCGCGGCTGCACGCGCGGCCGGGCGAGGCGGCGGCGATCGCGGCGCGGATGGCTGATATCCGCGCGAGCCGCGAGGCAACGCAGCCGGTGCGGGCGCGGACCGGCGGCTCGACCTTCCGCAACCCCGAGGGCGACAAGGCCTGGCGGCTGATCGACGAGGCGGGATGTCGCGGGCTCATTCACGGCGGCGCCCAGGTTTCGGAAAAGCACTGCAATTTCCTCATCAATCTCGGCGAGGCGACCGCCGCCGACATCGAGGGCCTGGGCGAGACGGTGCGCCGGCGCGTGCGTGAGCGCACCGGCGTCGAGCTGATCTGGGAAATCCGCCGGGTCGGCCTGCCGTGCCGGGGTGCGGCATGA
- the mraY gene encoding phospho-N-acetylmuramoyl-pentapeptide-transferase translates to MLYALLLPHVAAFHAFNLIRYITFRAGGACLTALVVSFLLGPRLIRWLKSLQKQGQPIRADGPERHLIEKKGTPTMGGFLILIALTVSTLLWADLRNGYVWAVLMITIGYGALGFADDFLKLTKRNTKGVPGRIKLVVQAVLGLGAAVWITQLMPGSIADSLAVPVFKHLMIPFGPLFPLVAMFVMMGASNAVNLTDGLDGLAIVPTIIAAGVFTLIAYLVGNRIFSHYLEINFVPGTGELAVFCSALIGAGMGFLWFNAPPAAVFMGDTGSLALGGALGSVAVATKNEIVLAITGGLFVVETVSVIVQVFWYKRTGRRVFLMAPLHHHFEKKGWAEPTVVIRFWIVAMILALLGLATLKIR, encoded by the coding sequence ATGCTCTACGCTCTGCTCCTTCCCCATGTCGCCGCGTTCCACGCGTTCAATCTGATCCGCTACATCACATTCCGCGCGGGTGGCGCGTGCCTGACGGCGCTTGTCGTCAGTTTCCTGCTCGGACCCAGGCTGATCCGCTGGCTCAAGTCGCTCCAGAAGCAGGGGCAGCCGATCCGGGCCGACGGACCGGAACGGCATCTGATCGAGAAGAAGGGCACGCCCACGATGGGCGGCTTCCTGATCCTGATCGCTCTGACCGTTTCGACACTGCTCTGGGCAGACCTGCGGAACGGCTATGTCTGGGCCGTGCTGATGATCACGATCGGCTATGGCGCGCTCGGCTTCGCCGATGATTTCCTCAAGCTGACGAAGCGCAACACCAAGGGCGTGCCGGGGCGGATCAAGCTCGTTGTGCAGGCGGTGCTCGGGCTTGGCGCGGCTGTATGGATCACGCAGCTGATGCCCGGCTCGATCGCCGATTCGCTCGCCGTGCCGGTATTCAAGCATCTCATGATCCCGTTCGGCCCGCTGTTTCCGCTGGTCGCGATGTTCGTGATGATGGGCGCCTCGAACGCGGTGAACCTGACCGACGGGCTCGATGGCCTTGCTATCGTGCCGACGATCATCGCCGCCGGCGTGTTCACGCTGATTGCCTATCTCGTCGGCAACAGGATTTTTTCGCATTACCTCGAAATCAATTTCGTTCCCGGAACGGGTGAGCTGGCCGTGTTCTGCTCGGCGCTGATCGGCGCCGGCATGGGATTCCTGTGGTTCAACGCGCCGCCGGCCGCCGTGTTCATGGGCGATACCGGTTCGCTTGCGCTTGGGGGTGCACTCGGTTCGGTCGCCGTGGCGACGAAGAACGAGATCGTGCTGGCAATTACCGGCGGGCTGTTCGTCGTCGAGACCGTTTCGGTCATCGTGCAGGTGTTCTGGTACAAACGCACCGGGCGGCGCGTATTCCTGATGGCGCCGCTGCATCATCACTTCGAGAAGAAGGGCTGGGCCGAGCCGACCGTGGTGATCCGCTTCTGGATCGTTGCGATGATACTTGCGTTGCTGGGCCTGGCGACCCTGAAAATCCGATGA